AGCTCTTAAACACGCctgaacaaaacaaacagaacCCAAGAACCAAGAACCTTCCACTCAACCCTGTTCCGACATCAGAACCGCCTCTGCTGTTTGTTCCTGGAACTCCATCAAAGGGTCTCTTTAGAATTGTACAGCAGTGTTTACAGGCCTTCGGGTGTTCAGGGGCAGGGTGATGTGctttatgtaataaatatgtgataaaacaaataaattggagaaatgtaataaaataaaattctcacTGAAGTGAAATCAAACAAAAcccaaatgaaatgaaacaaagagGAACTCTGTCTATATATGTGATTTATATCCTTATTTATGCTGATAATAAGTTTGATCagatttataattgttttaatgaCGTTATTTACGTTTAGCTGTTTGGAAGAAGGTGAAGTGACTCGACCGTTACAGCTGATCTCAGGGTCGGTCTGATCTGATGCGACTCGTTCTGCTGTGAAGTGTGTTTTGGTCGACAGGTTTATGATCACATTCACACATCAGATCCCAAATCCTCAGGTTTTAGGGGTTTTAGAGATGGGAGCGTATATAATACATGTatttcatgtctttattttaGACGGATCATAACAAAAAGAGTGCAGTGaatcttctgtgtgtgtgtaatgaggaGGCTTAACCCTAGAACTGGGATTTTAACGCTTCCTCTGATGGTTGATGGTTTTAATGGTGTATAAAGAGGTTTATATTTCCTAAGCGTATTCTAAAAGGAAGAAGATTGCTTTGAAATGCTGTGGAGAACCAGgtgatggtgaggtgatgaTAGTTATAGTGATGAGGAGGTGatcatgatgatggtgatgatgatgatgtgatggTGATGATAGTTATGGTGATGataaggtgatgatgatggtgataatggtgaggtgatgatgatgatgatggtgatgatagtgaggtgatgatgatggtggtgatgatggtgatgaggtgatgatggtgatgatagtgaggtgatgatgatgatgatggtgatgatagtgaggtgatgatgatgatggtgaggtgatgatggtgaggtgatgatggtgataatagtgagatgatgatgataatagtgagttgatgatgatggtgaggtgatggtgatgatagtTATGGTGATGATGAGgtgatggtgaggtgatgaTGAGGgtaatgatgatggtgatggtgataatGATGGTGATAATAGagaggtgatgatgatggtaagggtgatggtgatgatagtTATGGTGATGATGAGgtgatggtgaggtgatgaTGAGGgtaatgatgatggtgataatgatggtgatggtgataatAGTgagttgatgatgatggtgaggtgatggtgatgatagtTATGGTGATGATGAGgtgatggtgaggtgatgaTGAGGgtaatgatgatggtgatggtgataatgatggtgataatagtgaggtgatgatgatggtgaggtgatgatgatgatagttatggtgatgatgatggtgatggtgaggtgatgaTGAGGgtaatgatgatggtgatggtgatgatagtgaggtgatgatgatgatagtgaggtgatgatgatgatggtgataatgatggtgatggtgataatgaggtgatgatgatgatgatggtgatggcgtgcagcaggtcagtgaggTTGTGCTGAGGTGAACCCTCCTGTACAGGCGACAGATGGAGACGGTGAGACACGGCTGTGTGACGCGGGGGTGTGATGTCCACAGCCCACATACACTGGCCATCTGggactgactctctctctctctctctctctctctcacacagacacacagacacacacacacacacacacacaccttcatccATGCCTTTGTCTGCTGAGATGATAATAAAGCACTCGGCTAATGGATGTGTCGGGTCTGCAGACATGTTTAGAGTGGTGTTATGTATCATGTGATAAATCTATTATCATTAGTGTTTGTAACACTGTTTACAAAATATCAGAAAATGCAAATAACCCCTGTGAAATAGTCTGTCGATATTCCTCCTACGTGTGGAGGATATTTCTGCGGAGGTTTCAGTGACTCACAGGATTCATGAGATAACAAGGGTTCAGGGTTCCGATACATGTCTCCGGGGATCTGGGTTCAGTCCTGAGCCGATGTGACCGTCTCCTGCTGTGACTAttgtgtgcatggtgccctTTGGTGGACTTGCGTCCAATTCGGGGTGAATTCTCAGGCCTGGTACCCATTATCCCTGGGATTGACCCTGTGCAGACTCCTCAGCCACCCTAGCCTGGAGAAAGTGTTTACTGAAAATATGTCAGGTTTTACCAGGTTTAAAGATGAGAATTGTCATGAGTTATCAAAAGTATCTTTAACTGCAATAAAAGCTCAGCTTCCAGTGTGAGGGATTTGTTAAGCATGGGCGTGTACAGGCGTTTATTTTATCCTCCCTACCCTCATTTCCCGGCTGTTTTAAATCTGAAAGAAATCTCAGATTATCCATCTCATTCCACTGGGATTAAAGGTCTGGGATTATCCCAAAAGTATTCTGTGCAGTGCAGTTAAAATGCTTCATGTGTGCTACAAGCTTCATCCAACTCTTATGCTCAATTAATTTTACTTATGTTTTTTCCTTCCACCCCTTCCCCCAATCAGGTTGTGAAAGACCACCATGTCCACTTTATATCAACAGCCATGAGTCATAAGGAGGAGCCAGAGGAGACCGGGTCCAAAGTCCCGCCTCCTCAGCGCACCCGGCCTCCGAACAGTACACCCGCAGAAGGAGGCCGTCCCAGGTGGAGGCCGTGCCAGCTGAACAGCCAAGACGACCAGGGACACGCCCATcgccatcatcaccatcattaccATCGACAATCACACCAACAGCAGCCTGGCACTAACCGAGCTCCACCACGACGCAGCCGAAGACACGCCACCTTCCATGCTCAGAGGGGGTCGGGTGAGAGTGGTGATGCGGTGCGACAGGCAGGTCAGCAGCCACGTCCAGTTGGGTCGAGGTATCGACGGAGTGCTGATGGAGAACATCAGCACAGGCATAGACAGCAACCCAGAGAGATTCATGCAGTGCCACAGCCTCTTGATGTTCCCGAGACCGATCCAGCCATGGACACGTTGTCTCCTGAGGATTCGTCCCAGGAACCGCTGACTCCATCTTCACAGGAGGATCTGACTCCTTCTCAGGAAGAACCAACACCATCTCCACAGGAGGTACCACCTTTAGAGCAAGATGCAGGTAGCCCAGGTCTACATTGTTCCTCCAGTACTGAGAGCAGCCTTCATGCACACTCTGAGCAGACTGAGGATCAGAACAGAGAGGGTGAGCAGACAGAGGAGTGTAAGGGTGGGATAGACGAATTGAAGATGGAGGGATGTCaggaaaagagagataaagggaCAGATTCTTACAAAGAGGCTGAAAAGGAAGGAAAAGTACAAGTGGAGAAGGATTCTGTAGTAAACACTGGTAGTTCAAAAGGTAGTAAGAAGACCAGTAGGAGGTCTGGGCCCATCAGAGTGGATGTTCCACCTTTTGCAGAATTTCCACATCAGCCACTACCAGTCCCTAACTTCCAATCTCAGCCTTTTTCAGAACCTCTTAAAGGTTACCCTATGGAGCCCAAATCAGGTCCTATCAATCTTACCCCCTCCAGCTACACCGCCCTGAGCACAGAATGCCGATCTGGCGCTCAGCCATATGAAGAAGCATTTTCAGACTCCAGTTCAGAAGCCTGTTCTCCTTCATATCCATCAGTATCTGAGTCCTGTCCAAAGTTCTACCCGATGACTCAGACAGAATCAAACACAGAACCGTACCACTCATCACAAGCTGGATGGTACCAGGAACACTCTGAGGAACAGCAGAGCTTTGAGAAAAATCATGACATGTCCGCCAGTGAGGCTAATCCACCGATCAGTTTTCATGAGGAACAGAGACCTCGGGGTTCTGTCGGTTCCAGACTTCACCACTATGATGAACGGTCGGGAGATGAAGCTAGCAGTCCTGATAGAGGGAGAAGTAAAGTTTGGAGACGTAgtttaaaacagaaatgtacAGAGATCAGAAAGGAGCATTGTGAGGTTCGTCCTCGTTTGCCTGCATCAGACAGAGAAGAGCTGCCAGAACATGACGCTGTAGAAGACAGACCATGTGCTATGCAAGAACCTACAAATGACTCCGGAGATGCGATATCTTTGGCAATAAGAGACATAAAAGAGGCGATTGAAGAGGTGAAGACTAAGACAGTCCGCTCCCCGTACACGCCCGACAAACCCACAGAGCCCGTGTGGGTGATGAGGGGAGACGTCAGCCCGGTGGACGAGTCCCAGCCACAATCTTGTTCTCCTCCGTCTCCTTCAGAGCCTCCTCCATCTCCTCCTCAGGACACGGTGAGTGGCTGATGCCATGACAGTCTTCATCCTCACGCGAGGTTAGCATTATTCAGTATTCTTTCATGGCCCTTTGCTGTTCTCTGTCAGACAAGTTCCCAGGTTCCAGCTTTAGATCCTGCAGTTCCTCTGGGAGCAGAATCTTCCAGAGCCCATGAGCACCAGGAAGCGGACCTCAGTCCCAGTTTACCAACAGCTGAAGAGGTGAATGGCTGAGGCCTGTAACACTTTAACAACAACATTTTACCGTCTGTAGTCCAGTTTACTGACAACATCTTGTTCCTATTTTCAGCTCAGAAGGAACCTAGCTGCTTTCCCTACGTATGTTGATGGTAAGCTCCTGTTTCTTAACTCTGACTGGACATGGTTCCAGTAGGAGAAGAATAAAGCATAAAATGGAGGTATTGCTGCCACTGTTCAGTGATTGTCGTGTCAGTTCCAGGTCCGTGTGATCCAGATGATTTAATCGATGGAATCATATTCGCAGCCAGTTTTTTGGGTTCCACTCAGCTGCTGTCTGAGAGAACGCCGAGTAAGAGCTCCCGCATGCAGCAGGCTCAGGAGGCCATGAGCCGCGTCCGGGTGAGAACTAGGGCTGGGGGCGGAGCTAGGATTAATTAGTAATTATCATTACAATTATCATTACAGCATCGGCCGTGACCGTTACACACATTAGCGGATTAGTAGACAGTTTTCTTGCTAATGCTTTAAGGTTTATTATGGGATGTTCCTCAGCTGACCTTTATTCCTGAACACAATAAACCGATATGAGTGACATGCACCAGGGACAGCGCTGGTGCTCGGGGCGTCTCGCGTCAGTGTGAGGAGAGGACACCCCGCTGATGTAACCTCGCACCGTCGGCCCAACATAGTGATGTGGATTCGTCACCATGGCAACACACTGTCCTGTTTCCCTTTAGCCAAAATATCCATAACAccgaccaacacacacacagacacagacatacacacacagcctttGGGTTGCCTTCGTCTGCTTCTTCAGACTCACACTGAGGCGGagctcacagacagacagagagagtgagagagcttGAAAGATTGAGATAAATTGATAGAGGCAGAAAGATAgatacagagacagagagagacagagagagacagagagacggccGGTAGGTTGTAATTAAACTCTGTGCTTTAATCTCTGCTTTCTGCTGTTTTTTAGAATCAAAGTGATCCTTGTCTCTTGTTTTGTATCTGAGCTTTCTAAAAAAGGTCCAAAAGACTGacacacaatgtgtgtgtgtgtgtgtgtatgtaggggTTTAGAACTGgacagagttaaaaaaaaagtaaagtttgtttttctcttcctcCTGGTGTCAGGGTGCAGGAGAGGAGCTTCCGTCTGCCACTGAGGTCGATCTCTTCGTCTCCACTCAGAGGATCAAAGTCCTCAACGCTGACACACAGGTGAACACAACATTccgtcttgtgtgtgtgtgagagacacgTATGTCACATAGACACAAACGGTTCCTCCAAGAGTTCCCTGCAAGGGTTCTAGTTTCCTATGTGTAAATCTTCTGCCTTTAAGAATTCctgtagagggaaaaaaaatttacattacatttagtcatttggcagaccctcttatccagagcgacgtacatttttatctcattacacatctgagggttaagggc
The sequence above is drawn from the Clarias gariepinus isolate MV-2021 ecotype Netherlands chromosome 17, CGAR_prim_01v2, whole genome shotgun sequence genome and encodes:
- the apba1b gene encoding amyloid-beta A4 precursor protein-binding family A member 1 isoform X1; translated protein: MSHKEEPEETGSKVPPPQRTRPPNSTPAEGGRPRWRPCQLNSQDDQGHAHRHHHHHYHRQSHQQQPGTNRAPPRRSRRHATFHAQRGSGESGDAVRQAGQQPRPVGSRYRRSADGEHQHRHRQQPREIHAVPQPLDVPETDPAMDTLSPEDSSQEPLTPSSQEDLTPSQEEPTPSPQEVPPLEQDAGSPGLHCSSSTESSLHAHSEQTEDQNREGEQTEECKGGIDELKMEGCQEKRDKGTDSYKEAEKEGKVQVEKDSVVNTGSSKGSKKTSRRSGPIRVDVPPFAEFPHQPLPVPNFQSQPFSEPLKGYPMEPKSGPINLTPSSYTALSTECRSGAQPYEEAFSDSSSEACSPSYPSVSESCPKFYPMTQTESNTEPYHSSQAGWYQEHSEEQQSFEKNHDMSASEANPPISFHEEQRPRGSVGSRLHHYDERSGDEASSPDRGRSKVWRRSLKQKCTEIRKEHCEVRPRLPASDREELPEHDAVEDRPCAMQEPTNDSGDAISLAIRDIKEAIEEVKTKTVRSPYTPDKPTEPVWVMRGDVSPVDESQPQSCSPPSPSEPPPSPPQDTTSSQVPALDPAVPLGAESSRAHEHQEADLSPSLPTAEELRRNLAAFPTYVDVPGPCDPDDLIDGIIFAASFLGSTQLLSERTPSKSSRMQQAQEAMSRVRGAGEELPSATEVDLFVSTQRIKVLNADTQETMMDHPLRTISYIADIGNMVVLMARRKLIRSRSAQDQDSAVAQHSTPAEDEQQQYRMICHVFESEDAQLIAQSIGQSFSVAYQEFLRANGIDPEDLSQREYSDLLNTQDMYNDDLVHFSKSENCRDVYIEKQKGEILGVVIVESGWGSILPTVIIASLMHAGPAAKSGRLNIGDQIMTVNGTSLVGLPLSTCQSIIKGLKSQSRIKMNIVRCPPVTMVLIRRPDLRYQLGFSVQNGIICSLMRGGIAERGGVRVGHRIIEINGQSVVATPHEKIVHILSSAVGEIHMKTMPAAMYRLLTAQEQPVYI
- the apba1b gene encoding amyloid-beta A4 precursor protein-binding family A member 1 isoform X2, translating into MSHKEEPEETGSKVPPPQRTRPPNSTPAEGGRPRWRPCQLNSQDDQGHAHRHHHHHYHRQSHQQQPGTNRAPPRRSRRHATFHAQRGSGESGDAVRQAGQQPRPVGSRYRRSADGEHQHRHRQQPREIHAVPQPLDVPETDPAMDTLSPEDSSQEPLTPSSQEDLTPSQEEPTPSPQEVPPLEQDAGSPGLHCSSSTESSLHAHSEQTEDQNREGEQTEECKGGIDELKMEGCQEKRDKGTDSYKEAEKEGKVQVEKDSVVNTGSSKGSKKTSRRSGPIRVDVPPFAEFPHQPLPVPNFQSQPFSEPLKGYPMEPKSGPINLTPSSYTALSTECRSGAQPYEEAFSDSSSEACSPSYPSVSESCPKFYPMTQTESNTEPYHSSQAGWYQEHSEEQQSFEKNHDMSASEANPPISFHEEQRPRGSVGSRLHHYDERSGDEASSPDRGRSKVWRRSLKQKCTEIRKEHCEVRPRLPASDREELPEHDAVEDRPCAMQEPTNDSGDAISLAIRDIKEAIEEVKTKTVRSPYTPDKPTEPVWVMRGDVSPVDESQPQSCSPPSPSEPPPSPPQDTTSSQVPALDPAVPLGAESSRAHEHQEADLSPSLPTAEELRRNLAAFPTYVDGPCDPDDLIDGIIFAASFLGSTQLLSERTPSKSSRMQQAQEAMSRVRGAGEELPSATEVDLFVSTQRIKVLNADTQETMMDHPLRTISYIADIGNMVVLMARRKLIRSRSAQDQDSAVAQHSTPAEDEQQQYRMICHVFESEDAQLIAQSIGQSFSVAYQEFLRANGIDPEDLSQREYSDLLNTQDMYNDDLVHFSKSENCRDVYIEKQKGEILGVVIVESGWGSILPTVIIASLMHAGPAAKSGRLNIGDQIMTVNGTSLVGLPLSTCQSIIKGLKSQSRIKMNIVRCPPVTMVLIRRPDLRYQLGFSVQNGIICSLMRGGIAERGGVRVGHRIIEINGQSVVATPHEKIVHILSSAVGEIHMKTMPAAMYRLLTAQEQPVYI